A single window of Candidatus Stygibacter australis DNA harbors:
- the tuf gene encoding elongation factor Tu (EF-Tu; promotes GTP-dependent binding of aminoacyl-tRNA to the A-site of ribosomes during protein biosynthesis; when the tRNA anticodon matches the mRNA codon, GTP hydrolysis results; the inactive EF-Tu-GDP leaves the ribosome and release of GDP is promoted by elongation factor Ts; many prokaryotes have two copies of the gene encoding EF-Tu) produces TTDVTGSITLPEGVEMVMPGDNVNISGELITPIAMEKGLRFAIREGGRTIGAGVVADIQE; encoded by the coding sequence GGACAACAGATGTGACCGGTTCTATCACTTTACCAGAAGGGGTAGAGATGGTAATGCCGGGTGATAATGTAAATATATCAGGAGAATTAATAACTCCAATCGCCATGGAAAAGGGCTTGCGTTTTGCTATCAGAGAAGGTGGCAGGACAATAGGCGCCGGCGTTGTAGCAGATATACAGGAATAA
- the rpmG gene encoding 50S ribosomal protein L33, which translates to MREIVILACEECKQRNYSTMKNRRIHPERVVFKKYCPFCRKHTSHKQTR; encoded by the coding sequence ATGCGAGAAATAGTCATTTTAGCCTGTGAAGAATGCAAGCAAAGGAATTATTCTACCATGAAAAATCGTAGAATCCATCCTGAACGGGTAGTCTTCAAGAAGTATTGCCCCTTTTGCAGGAAGCATACTTCACATAAACAGACACGATAA
- the secE gene encoding preprotein translocase subunit SecE — MFKKIFKFFKSVKQELGYVTWPTKADLKEGTSAVVAMSIFVAIFLSLTDALFGFLIRTLLFKG; from the coding sequence ATGTTTAAGAAAATATTTAAATTTTTTAAAAGTGTGAAACAAGAGCTTGGGTATGTGACCTGGCCAACGAAAGCAGACCTTAAAGAGGGGACATCTGCGGTAGTGGCAATGTCAATATTTGTGGCAATATTTTTGTCCTTGACCGATGCCCTATTTGGCTTTTTAATACGGACATTATTGTTCAAAGGTTAA